The following proteins are co-located in the Agromyces laixinhei genome:
- a CDS encoding FAD-dependent monooxygenase: MSAEPGTRTRALGMQARTLELFELHGIVEALLERGLRADRFNVFSERRRILRADLSELPTAYPYLLMIPQNEAETIMADRLADHAAIRSIHRSNRRRPAPCWS; encoded by the coding sequence ATGTCGGCCGAGCCCGGCACCCGGACTCGCGCCCTCGGGATGCAGGCACGGACACTGGAACTGTTCGAGCTTCATGGCATCGTGGAGGCGCTGCTTGAGCGCGGTCTCCGGGCCGACCGGTTCAACGTGTTCAGTGAACGCCGGCGCATCCTTCGGGCCGACCTCTCGGAACTCCCGACCGCGTACCCGTACCTGTTGATGATCCCGCAGAACGAAGCGGAGACGATCATGGCCGACCGCCTCGCGGATCACGCCGCTATCAGGTCGATCCACCGATCGAATCGGCGCCGCCCGGCGCCGTGCTGGTCGTAG